The Janthinobacterium tructae genome contains the following window.
GACGCCGCGTTTTTCCGTGCGGGGCAAGGGTACGCGGGCCGATGACGTGCCGTCGACCACGCCCGCCGATGCGGAAATCGACCGGCCGGCCATGCATGTGGGGCGCTATCAGGATCGCGCACAGTTCCTGCTGAACTGGCAGCGTATCGGGGTGGTGGTACAAAGCACGGCCATCCCGCAGGCGCAGGGGAACAAGAACATCTGCCACGATTACTACCTGGAAGTCGAGAGCCTGTTCGACAGCGATGAAAGCAATCTGGTCGAGTATTGGCGCAATACGGCCATCGACAAGGTGTACCGGCCGAAGCCGCAGCCGAAACCGAAACGCTGATGCCGGCGCTTGCAGACGGTCCCGGCGCACCAGCGCCATCGCGGCAGCGCTACCGGGTCGCCATCATCGGCGGCGGCCCGGCCGGCTGCGCCTGTGCGCTGGCGCTGGCCCGGCATGGCGTGCACGACGTGCTCGTCATCGAGGCGGGCGACTACACGCCGTTTCGCATCGGCGAGAGCATTCCTCCCGAAGCCAACCGCCTGTTCCAGGCGCTGGGCATTGCGCAGGAGTTCTTCGCCGAGGCGCACGCGCCTTGCCATGGCAGCTGTTCCTGGTGGGGCAGCGACAAGCGCGGCTACAACGACGCGCTGATGCATCCGCTGGGCCATGGCTGGCATCTGGAGCGCGCCAGGTTCAATCGCTTCCTGGCGCGGCAGGTGCGCTTGCGCGGGACGGAGGTGCTTGAGCGCGCCAGCCTGGCCGCGTCGGCCCCGGCACAAGGCGGCGGCTTTGCCCTGGAATTGAGGCTGGGCGATCCTGCGCATCCGCACCCGGCCCGCATTCATGCCGATCTGGTAGTCGACGCCAGCGGCACGCGCGCTGTCTTCGCGCGCCAGCGCGGCAGCCGCAAGGTCGAAACGCTGCCGCTGGTATGTCTGGCCATGCGCTTCGCCGCGCCAGATGGCACCCGCTCCGGCCTCACGCACCTGGAAGCGGTCGAACATGGCTGGTGGTACGGCGCCCATCTGCCCGACGCCACCTTGCTGCTGGCGTTCTACACTGATGCTGCCACCGTCAAGGCGCGGCGCTTGCAGCAGTCATGTCACTGGCTGGCATGGCTGGCGGCCACGCCCAATACGGCCGCGCTGGCCCGCGGCGCGGTGCCGCTGGCCGGCGGCGTGCAGAGTTTCCCCGCGCCGTCCTACTGCCTCGACCATCTGCATGGCGACGGCTGGCTGGCCATCGGCGACGCCGCTTCGGCCTTCGATCCCGTCACCTCGCAAGGCATCGTCAAGGCGCTCGCCAATGGCATGGCGGCCGCTGGCGCCATTGCCGGCCATGCGACCCTGGGCGCGGTGGCGCACACGGTGGCGCTGCGCCATGCGCAGTACCTGGCGCAGCGCCAGCAGTATTACGGCTGGGAGCAGCGCTGGCCCGCTGCGCCGTTCTGGCGCCGGTTGCACGCGGGCGCGCAGGTGCCGGCGTCAATGCCGCCGCGAATATCTTGAGTGTATTGACGTAGGGCCGCTGGTGCGTCGAACACGCTGGGCATCTATCGCTGTGCCGACGGCTTGCGGCATGTGCGCGCAGTGCAGGATGACGTCTGGCAGCGCCTGCTGTCTTGCCCGCCGACTACGTGACGCTGGCGGCCACCGCATACCCCTGCTGCGCGCATGTGCATGCGCAAATAATAATGATTCTCATTTATAATGCGAGTAATGGGGGTAGCATGGGCTGGCGCCAGGGCGCCACGGGTGGTGAAGGAGGGCATGATGGGCAGTGTGTATGGCAACGAAGACGCGATCGCGCATGAGCATCGCGTGCTGATGGGCGAATATGGACGGGCGCAGGCCCGCTGTAGTGCGCAGCTGGCCGCGCAGGCGGCGCGCATCGCACAGCTGGAGTCGGAATTGATGCGCGCGCGGGCGCAGGTCGTACTCCGCGATACGCAGCTGGCACTGGCGCGCGACGCACTGGCCGATCTGGCGGCCAGCGTGCCGGGCTTGCCGACGCGCGCCCGGCTGGCGCGCAAGGTCGAGTGGCTCGGCGAGCGCGTGCAGGACCTGATGCGCGAGTTGCTGCGCCTGCAGTGGTTGCCCGCACCCGCCTTGCAGGCCGATGTGCGTGAAAAAGCCGTGCTGTATGTGGGCAGCTATTTGGCCCAGAATGCGGGCCAGGCTGCGGACGGCGCGCTGATGGCGCAGCAGGCCGTCGAGCAGGCAGGCGGGCGCTTCCTGCACCATGCGGGCGGCGACGATGGCGCCGACGACGTGGCGGCGCTGGAGGCGGGCCTGGTGGCGGCCGACCTGGTGATTTGCCAGACGGGATGCGTCAGCCACGATGCTTACTGGCGCGTGCATGACCATTGCAAGCGCACGGGCAAGCAGTGCGTGCTGGTGGACCAGCCGCAAGCCATGCATTTCGTGCGCAAGCAGGCACTGGCCGCTTCTTGACGCCGGATTAACGCACGCTTAATCCGCATGGACCACAATGGCCATCCATTCGACGTGATAGAGAGCGCCCATGCTGTCCCTGCAAATCGGCCCCCTGGCTTTGCCCACGGGCCTGGTCCTGCTGTTCCTTTCCCTGTGCGTCGCCTACGGCGTGGCGTGGTGGCTGCGGCGCTACCGCCAGCTGCCCGACGCTGGCCCCCTCGTTTCCGACCTGCTGATCGCCGGCCTGCTGGCGGCGCGCCTGGCGTTCGTGCTGCGCTGGTACGAACAATACTTCGCGGCTCCCTGGTCCATTTTGAATATCCGCGATGGCGGCTTCCTGGCGCCGGCCGGCATCGCTGCCGCGCTGGCCATCACCGCGTGGCGCTGCCGGCGTCCCGCCATGGCGGCCATGCGCCGGCCCCTGGCCATCAGCGTGGCGTCCGGCGCGCTGGCCTGGGGCGTCTTGAACGCAGGGATGGGGCTGGCGTATGAGCCGCCGACGGCCTTGCCGGCCGTGGCCCTGCAGACGCTGGCCGGCACGCCAGCGACCCTGGCGACGCTGGCCGGCGGCAAGCCGATGGTGGTCAACCTCTGGGCCAGCTGGTGCCCGCCATGCCGGCGCGAGATGCCCGTGCTGGCCGCCGCGCAGCAGGCGCGCGCCGATATCGTCTTCGTGTATGCGAACCAGCGCGAGGACGCGGCGGCGGCCAGTGCCTTCCTGGACAGCAGCGGCGTCACCTTGCGCAATGTGGTGCTCGACAGCGCGGCGGCGCTGGGCAAGGCGGCCGGTTCCTCGGCCCTGCCTACCACCCTGTTTTATGACGCACGCGGGCGCCTGGTCGATACCCACCTGGGTGAATTGTCCGATGCCTCGCTGGCCAGCAAGCTGCAAAAGATCGCGCCGCCCGGCTCTCTCTGATAGTATACCCCCCTATAGTATTTATTGGGGTGGAAGCATGGGACACACAACGCATGACAAGACCAGGTTGCTCAATCGCGTGAAGCGCATCCGCGGCCAGGTGGAAGGCCTGGAGCGGGGCCTGGAAGAGGGCCGCGACTGCGGCGAAGTGCTGCAGCTGATCGCCGCCGTGCGCGGCGCCGTGAATGGCCTGATGGCCGAAGTGATCGAAGAGCACCTGCGCGAGCACGTGGCCAGTCCCGATATCTCCGGCGAGGAGCGGGCCAGGGGCGCCGACGACATCGCGGGCATCCTGCGCACCTACCTCAAATAATCCATCGGAGAGACCAGCATGCAACCGCAACATATCGAGGAAGACCTCTCCGCCTGGCGGCACGAACACGTCTTCGGCGGAGCCAGCGACAGGGCGGAACGCCGCGCGCGCATCGTCATGTGGATCACCCTGGCCACCATGGCGCTGGAAATCGTCGCCGGCTGGTGGTACAACTCCATGGCCCTGCTGGCCGATGGCTGGCATATGAGTTCGCACGCGCTGGCCATCGGCCTGGCCGCCTTTGCGTATGCGGCGGCGCGCCGCTATGCGCGCGACCCCCGCTTCGCCTTCGGCACGTGGAAGATCGAGGTGCTGGCCGGCTACACCAGCGCCATCCTGCTGCTGGGCGTGGCCGTGCTGATGGTGGCCGCTTCCGTCGAGCGCCTGCTGTCGCCGCAGCCCATCCACTATCCGCAGGCCATGGCGGTGGCGGCTTTCGGTTTGCTGGTGAACCTGGTGTGCGCGCTGATCCTCGGCGGCCACCACGACCATGATCACCACCATGGCCACGAGCATCACGACCATCATGATCACCATGGCCACCACCATGGAGAAGACCTGAACATGAAGGCCGCCTACCTCCACGTGCTGGCCGACGCCGCCACGTCCGTGCTGGCCATCGTTGCGCTTGGCGGCGCGTGGGCTTACGGCTGGCGCTGGCTCGATCCCGTGATGGGCATCGTCGGTGCCGTGCTGGTGGCGCTGTGGGCGAAAAAGCTGATGCACGAGACGGGCAAGGTCTTGCTGGACCGCGAGATGGACCACCCCGTGGTGGATGAAATCCGCGAGGCAGTGGAGGTGGAAAGCGCAGGCGACACGCCGCGCATCGTCGACCTGCATGTGTGGCGAGTCGGCAAGCAGCTGTATTCGTGCGCCTTGTCCGTGGTCAGCCGCGACCCCACGCTGACAGGCGCCGAGCTGCGTGCGCGCATCGGCATCCACGAGGAAATTGTCCACAGCACCATCGAGATTGTTCGCCGCCCTTGATAATGATGGTGAAAAAAGCAAGCTGATGCGGGGCGTAGGCAGTATAATGTCGGCTTTTACAGCACGCGCTGTTCACCAGACAGAGAAGAAAATGAGCACATTACCCCCATGCCCGCAATGCAAATCCGAATTCACGTATGAAGACGGCAGCCAGTTGATCTGCCCTGAATGCGCGCATGAATGGTCGGCCACGGCTGGCGAGGCGGCGGAAGAGGGCGCCAAGGTGTACCGCGATTCGGCCGGCAATATCCTGCAGGACGGCGACACGGTCAGCGTCATCAAGGACTTGAAACTGAAGGGCGGCGGCGGTGTCGTCAAGATGGGTACCAAGGTCAAGAACATCCGCCTGGTCGACAGCGACCATGATATCGACTGCAAGATCGACGGCTTCGGTTCCATGAGCCTGAAGACGGAGTTCGTCAAGAAGGTGTAACGCTTTTACCTGTAACACGGCGCGCTGGCTTCATTCCTGCGCGCCGTTTTTTTATTCAGAATCCATGCAAATCGATCATCTCCGCCAGCGCCTGCGCGCCCTCGGCGCCAAGCCCCTGCACGAACAGCGCGTGCTGCGCGACTGGATCCAGGGGCAGCCGCACGACCAGGGCCGGCGCCGTGCCGAAGATTTTTTGCCGCTGCCCGTGCGCGAGGCCTTGCCCGCGCTCGACCTCGAATTGCAGGGCATGCTGAAACTGCTCAGCACCCATCCGGGCGCGGACGGTTCCGCGCGCCTGCTGGTGGGACTGCACGATGGCCAGACGGTGGAAAGCGTGCTGCTGCCGCGCGACGGCCTGTGCGTGTCCAGCCAGGTCGGCTGCGCCGTTGGCTGCCAGTTCTGCATGACGGGCCGCGACGGCTTGATCCGGCAAGTCACCAGTGGCGAAATCGTGGCGCAGGTAGTCCTGGCGCGCACCATGCGCCCCGTGAAAAAAGTCGTCTTCATGGGCATGGGCGAACCGGCGCATAACCTGAACAATGTGATGGAAGCGATCGAGCTGCTGGGCACCGAGGGCAATATCGGCCACAAGAACCTGGTGTTTTCCACGGTGGGCGACCCGCGCGCCTTCGAGCGCCTGCCGCAAGGGAGAGTCAAGCCGGCACTGGCGCTGTCGCTGCATACCACCAAGCCGGAGCTGCGCGAGCAGTTGCTGCCGCGCGCGCCCAGGCTGTCGCCGCGCGAACTGGTGGACTTTGGCGAGTCGTATGCGCGCCTGACCGGCTACCCGGTGCAGTATCAATGGACCCTGATGGAGGGCATCAACGATGGTGACGATGAAATGGACGGCATCGTGGCGCTCTTGCAGGGCAAGTACGCCGTGCTCAACATGATCCCGTATAACACCATCGATGACTTGCCGTTCAAGCGTCCCAGCTGGGAAAAGGCGCGCGCCATCGCCGCCGCCCTGCATGCGCGCGGCGTGCTGACCAAATTGCGCGATTCGGCCGGGCAGGACGTGGAGGGCGGCTGCGGGCAGTTAAGGGCGCGTGAAGCCAAGGGCAAGAAAGTGATCGAGATACACGCAGCGTAAAACCGGGGTCAGCGGCGTAGGTCGGATTAGCGGGAACCGCGTAATCCGACATTGCGAGGCCAACAATGGTGTCGGATTACGCTCCGCTAATCCGACCTACCCGGCTCACACCCCACCGAGCAAATCGTTTTCATTCAGGATCGCAAACGCGATCTCGGGGTGCGCGGCCAGGCAGCGCCGCACGGCGGCCGGGATGGCGGCGCGCGTCTTGCGGCACAGGCCCGGTTGCTCCAGCAGGCGGATCTGGAAGCCGCGCACGGTGCGCACTTCGCCGCCGCCCGGCGCGATCTGCAATTGCACGCCCAGGTTGCTCTTTAGTAGTAGTTGCAGCTTTTGCAACTGCGCATAGGTGGCGATGCCCTCGATGTGCGCCAGCAAACGCTTTTCTTCCGTCAGGTTCAGGCGCAGGATGGACAGATCCGCCTGCGCATCGTCGAGCAGGCGCTCGCGTTCGCAGTCGCACAGCTGCGGCGGACACTCTTTGCGGACTTCAAAATCGACGATGCGCATGCTGGTGTTCCAGTGACATTCCAATGGCGATGCCGGATGAATCCAGTATCATCCGCCACCTGGCGCCTGTCAATCAGCGCGGACTGACGATCAGGCGCCAGCGGATGGCACCTTGCTCGCTGCTGTGCTGATGGTGGTTTTGCGGTGGCATGATGTGGCCTTCCGTCGACACGATCTCGTGCGCGCAGCCGTCGCAGCGGTAGATGCCCGAGTACGGCACGGCTTCTCCGGGCGAGGTCAGTTCATCGAAACGCGGGTGCATCGAGCGGGCCACGTAGCTGGGGTTTTTGTAGTCGGCCATGGAATCGTCGGTAAGTGGAAAATGTCCCCATTCTGGCACACAATCGTGTACGGCCTTGACCGCGTGTCTTGGTGCGCGCGCGGCCCTGTGTTGTAATGTTGCTCATTCCATTTGAACACGCAAGGCCATGAGAACCCGCATCAAGATCTGCTGCATCGCTTCCATCGACGAAGCGCAACTGGCCATTGCCGCCGGCGCCGACGCGCTGGGCCTGGTGGCGGCCATGCCGTCCGGCCCCGGTCCGATTCCCGACGCGTGCATCGCGCAGATCGCCGCCTGGACGCCGCCACCCGTGGCCACGTTTCTGCTGACGTCCGAGACGACGGCGCAAGCCATCGCCGAACACGTGCGCGCCACGCAGCCATCGACCGTGCAGATCGTCGGGCATATCGACCCGCGTGAAGTCGAGGAACTGGCGCGCCTGCTGCCGCATGTGCGGCGCGTGCAGGTGATCCATGTGGAAGGGCCCGAGGCTTTGGCGCTGATTCCCGCCTACGCACCCCATGTGCATGCCTTTTTGCTCGATTCCGGTCGCCCTGGCGCGCCGGTCCCGGAGCTGGGAGGCACGGGCCGCACGCACGACTGGTCCGTCAGTGCG
Protein-coding sequences here:
- a CDS encoding metal/formaldehyde-sensitive transcriptional repressor; translation: MGHTTHDKTRLLNRVKRIRGQVEGLERGLEEGRDCGEVLQLIAAVRGAVNGLMAEVIEEHLREHVASPDISGEERARGADDIAGILRTYLK
- a CDS encoding RNA methyltransferase; translation: MQIDHLRQRLRALGAKPLHEQRVLRDWIQGQPHDQGRRRAEDFLPLPVREALPALDLELQGMLKLLSTHPGADGSARLLVGLHDGQTVESVLLPRDGLCVSSQVGCAVGCQFCMTGRDGLIRQVTSGEIVAQVVLARTMRPVKKVVFMGMGEPAHNLNNVMEAIELLGTEGNIGHKNLVFSTVGDPRAFERLPQGRVKPALALSLHTTKPELREQLLPRAPRLSPRELVDFGESYARLTGYPVQYQWTLMEGINDGDDEMDGIVALLQGKYAVLNMIPYNTIDDLPFKRPSWEKARAIAAALHARGVLTKLRDSAGQDVEGGCGQLRAREAKGKKVIEIHAA
- a CDS encoding DUF2325 domain-containing protein; the protein is MRARAQVVLRDTQLALARDALADLAASVPGLPTRARLARKVEWLGERVQDLMRELLRLQWLPAPALQADVREKAVLYVGSYLAQNAGQAADGALMAQQAVEQAGGRFLHHAGGDDGADDVAALEAGLVAADLVICQTGCVSHDAYWRVHDHCKRTGKQCVLVDQPQAMHFVRKQALAAS
- a CDS encoding phosphoribosylanthranilate isomerase, encoding MRTRIKICCIASIDEAQLAIAAGADALGLVAAMPSGPGPIPDACIAQIAAWTPPPVATFLLTSETTAQAIAEHVRATQPSTVQIVGHIDPREVEELARLLPHVRRVQVIHVEGPEALALIPAYAPHVHAFLLDSGRPGAPVPELGGTGRTHDWSVSARFVRASPRPVFLAGGLDANNVMEALRQVRPYGIDLCSRVRTDGKLDVMKLALLMAAVRDVDAALYAEG
- a CDS encoding TlpA disulfide reductase family protein; amino-acid sequence: MLSLQIGPLALPTGLVLLFLSLCVAYGVAWWLRRYRQLPDAGPLVSDLLIAGLLAARLAFVLRWYEQYFAAPWSILNIRDGGFLAPAGIAAALAITAWRCRRPAMAAMRRPLAISVASGALAWGVLNAGMGLAYEPPTALPAVALQTLAGTPATLATLAGGKPMVVNLWASWCPPCRREMPVLAAAQQARADIVFVYANQREDAAAASAFLDSSGVTLRNVVLDSAAALGKAAGSSALPTTLFYDARGRLVDTHLGELSDASLASKLQKIAPPGSL
- the dmeF gene encoding CDF family Co(II)/Ni(II) efflux transporter DmeF produces the protein MQPQHIEEDLSAWRHEHVFGGASDRAERRARIVMWITLATMALEIVAGWWYNSMALLADGWHMSSHALAIGLAAFAYAAARRYARDPRFAFGTWKIEVLAGYTSAILLLGVAVLMVAASVERLLSPQPIHYPQAMAVAAFGLLVNLVCALILGGHHDHDHHHGHEHHDHHDHHGHHHGEDLNMKAAYLHVLADAATSVLAIVALGGAWAYGWRWLDPVMGIVGAVLVALWAKKLMHETGKVLLDREMDHPVVDEIREAVEVESAGDTPRIVDLHVWRVGKQLYSCALSVVSRDPTLTGAELRARIGIHEEIVHSTIEIVRRP
- a CDS encoding FAD-dependent oxidoreductase, which produces MPALADGPGAPAPSRQRYRVAIIGGGPAGCACALALARHGVHDVLVIEAGDYTPFRIGESIPPEANRLFQALGIAQEFFAEAHAPCHGSCSWWGSDKRGYNDALMHPLGHGWHLERARFNRFLARQVRLRGTEVLERASLAASAPAQGGGFALELRLGDPAHPHPARIHADLVVDASGTRAVFARQRGSRKVETLPLVCLAMRFAAPDGTRSGLTHLEAVEHGWWYGAHLPDATLLLAFYTDAATVKARRLQQSCHWLAWLAATPNTAALARGAVPLAGGVQSFPAPSYCLDHLHGDGWLAIGDAASAFDPVTSQGIVKALANGMAAAGAIAGHATLGAVAHTVALRHAQYLAQRQQYYGWEQRWPAAPFWRRLHAGAQVPASMPPRIS
- a CDS encoding zinc ribbon domain-containing protein YjdM; its protein translation is MSTLPPCPQCKSEFTYEDGSQLICPECAHEWSATAGEAAEEGAKVYRDSAGNILQDGDTVSVIKDLKLKGGGGVVKMGTKVKNIRLVDSDHDIDCKIDGFGSMSLKTEFVKKV